A stretch of DNA from Micromonospora sp. WMMD1155:
TGTGGACACCACCGATCGGGGAGCCCGGCACCAGCACCACCTTCGTGCTGTACGTCTCCGCCGGCACCGACCAGTCGCTGTCCGGCGCTGCGCCGCCGATGCTGGTCACGGTGGTGACACCGGCGTCCACCGGCACCAACCACCCGCCGGCGGTGGCGTTGAGCACCCCCGGTGGGCAGACCCACTTCCTCGAGCCGACGACCGTCACGCTGGTCGCCGACGTCGCCGACACCGATCCCGGGGACCTCGTCAGCCGGGTGGAGCTCTACCTCGGCGCGACCCCGCTGGCCGTGACGCCGACCGACAGCGGACAGCGCTACCAGTTCCAGACGGCCCTGTCGGCCGGCACATCGTCCACCTTCACCGTGCGGGTCCACGATTCCCACGGCGGCCTCGGCATCTCGAACCCGCTGACCTTCACCATCCGTTAGCGCCTCGGCCCTCCGTTCGTCGAGGTCGCCCCGTTCCCGCAACACTTCCGCCAGTTACTCAGCGGCGAAGTTGTCCCAGGCGTGCCAGCGCAGCACCGCCACCGTGCCATCGCCTCGTCACCCGGCGGCAATCTGCTCAGTCTGACCTCTTCGATCAGCGGCCCGTCCAGCAGCTGAGCTCCGTGCCATCCTCGACCGGGAAGTCGATGCTGACGTAGCCGTTGCCCGGGTCTCGGACGTAGGTCACGTAGTCGCTCATCGACCCGAACGTGGAGTCGTCGCCGACGACCAGGGCGCCCGTGGCGAGCCGGTCCTCGATCAGGCGCAGGACGGGCAGGCACATCTCCTTCCAGCCGTCGAGCAGCGCCAGGCCGATCGGGCCGCCGACCGCGCCGAGGGTGGTCAGCGCATCCCCCTCGAGCACTGTCACGAGGTCGCTGAACCCGGCCGCCTCGATATTGGCGCGGGCCGCCTTGACCTTGGTCGCGCTGAGCTCGGTCGTGGTGACGTGCCCGATCCCGTTGTCGTGCACGGCTGGGGAGCGCCCGATGCATCGCGGCAACCGGCACGGCCGGAGCGAGGCGGCCCGCGAGGCCGTGCTCCAGGCGGCGGACGACCTCGTCGCCGAGATCGGCTACGCCAAGGTCACCATCGAGGGCATCGCATCCCGGGCCGGCGTCGCCAAGCAGACGATCTACCGGTGGTGGCGTTCCAAGACCGACATCCTGATCGACGCATTCACCGCCGACAGCGCCCAGGAGCTCACGCTGCCCGACACCGGCGCCTTCCGCACCGATTTGCGCGCCCACCTCGACGAGCTGGTCCGCTTCCTCGAGGTGTCCGACTCGGGCGCGGCGTTCCGGGCCCTGGTCGGTCAAGCCCAGCATGATCCGGAGCTGGCCGCCCGGCTGCGCGCGGAGGTTCTGCTTGCCCGAGCCGTCCTGGCTGACGCCGTCCCGCAGCCCTCAGACCGCTTCCCGAGCGGTATATGTCTGCCAGCTCACGGAGCTGGCCGGGGGCGCGTCCAGCGATAACTGGACGGGCCTCATTGGGGGAGACTTCGCAGTGATGATTCGCAGCCAACGATGTCCACCCGTGAGAGCGTCGGGCTACGTCACCAGTGGCTGGCTACAACGCCGGTGCGACCGCCGAGGGCACCGCGAATGTCTGCGGTGAACGCCGGTGAGAACGACGGCCAGTTGTAGAACGTCACAGCGGGAGCGCCGATCAGGATGCTTAACTGCCCGCCCCACTCCCCCACCAACCCGCTCCAGTTGCACCGTCCTTTGTTTGGCAGACCCCGGCCATGATGCCATGGCTTGACCGGGGGTGACCAGCACAGATAAAAGGCCAGCTTGCCGGTGGTGCGGTTGCTGCGGCTGAGCAACCACCGGAGCTCGCCCCGCTGGTGGGGTGATGATCCAAGCCCACAGTAGTCGCGCTGGCACCCTACCCTGAGCGCGTGGTCAGCTACGAGGAACAGATCCTCAGCGACACGCTGCCGCACAGCATCGTCATCGTCGGTGCCGGGGCCATCGGTGTCGAGTTCGCGTACATCCTGCGTAACTACGGCGTCGAGGTCACCATCGTGGAGTTCCTGGACCGGATTCTGCCGCTGGAGGACGAGGAGGTCTCCGCCGAGCTGCACAGGCAGTACCGGCGCCTCGGCATCCGGGTGCACACCAGCACCCGGGTGGAGCAGATCGACGAAAGCGGCGACAAGGTCGAGGTCACGATCACCCGCGGCGGGGGAGCGCTCCGTTCTGGTCGCCGACAAGGTCCTGCAGGCCATCGGCTTCCAACCCCGGGTCGAGGGCTACGGCTTAGACATTACCGGCGTCCGACTGACCACCGCCGGCGCCATCGAGGTGGACGAGCACTGCCGCACCAGCGTGCCGAACATCTTCGCGATCGGCGACGTGACAGCGAAACTGATGCTCGCCCACGTCGCCGAAGCAATGGGCATCGTCGCCGCCGAGACCATCGCCAGGGCCGAGACCATGACCCTGAACTACCGGATGATCCCCCGAGCCACCTACTGCCAACCGCAGATTGCCAGCTTCGGCTACACCGAGACGCAAGCCCGCGAACAGGGATTCGACGTCCGCGTCGCCAAGTTCCCCTTCACCGCGAACGGCAAGGCGCACGGCCTCGGCGACACCACCGGTTTCGTCAAGATCCTCAGCGACGTCCGGCACGGGGAACTGCTTGGTGCACACT
This window harbors:
- a CDS encoding class I SAM-dependent methyltransferase, which codes for MHDNGIGHVTTTELSATKVKAARANIEAAGFSDLVTVLEGDALTTLGAVGGPIGLALLDGWKEMCLPVLRLIEDRLATGALVVGDDSTFGSMSDYVTYVRDPGNGYVSIDFPVEDGTELSCWTGR
- a CDS encoding TetR/AcrR family transcriptional regulator encodes the protein MHRGNRHGRSEAAREAVLQAADDLVAEIGYAKVTIEGIASRAGVAKQTIYRWWRSKTDILIDAFTADSAQELTLPDTGAFRTDLRAHLDELVRFLEVSDSGAAFRALVGQAQHDPELAARLRAEVLLARAVLADAVPQPSDRFPSGICLPAHGAGRGRVQR
- a CDS encoding FAD-dependent oxidoreductase, with amino-acid sequence MGFQPRVEGYGLDITGVRLTTAGAIEVDEHCRTSVPNIFAIGDVTAKLMLAHVAEAMGIVAAETIARAETMTLNYRMIPRATYCQPQIASFGYTETQAREQGFDVRVAKFPFTANGKAHGLGDTTGFVKILSDVRHGELLGAHLIGPDVTELLPELTLAQQWDLTVTEVARNTHAHPTLSEAVKEAIHGLAGHTINL